ACCTGTTGCGGTACGACGTTCCACAGGGCCCGTGAGTCGCGCCAGCCGTCGAGCAGCCAGCGCTCCTGCCGGTCCCCGGTCATCGTGCGCTCCGGGTCGTCGATCACCGGCCCGGGCAGCTGGAGGCCGTCGCCGTAGGCCTGGTCGGAGCGGTACTGGCGGGTGTCGAGGATGTCGAACTGGGCGAGTCGGCCCCAGTGCAGGCGGCGGTAGAGCTGCGCGTCGGGGCCCACCGGCAGCTGCGGGCGGCGCAGCGGCTGGTTCTCCCAGTAGGCGCGGTATGCGGCGGCCCGGCGCAGCAGGAACTCCTCCGGCGGGACGCTGTTCTCGGGGATGTCGTCGGCGTAGTTGTTCTCGGTCTCGTGGTCGTCCCAGGTGACCACGAAGGGGTGTGCCGCGTGGGCGGCGATCAGGTCGGGGTCGGTCTTGTAGAGGGCGTACCGCAGGCGGTAGTCCTCCAGCGTCACCGTCTCGTGGTTGAAGATGTCGGGGACGGTCCGGTCGGTGTAGTTGCGGTAACCGCCGACCGAGTTGACCGCGTACTCGTAGAGGTAGTCGCCGAAGTGGAGGACCATGTCGACGTCCTCGTCGGCGAGATGGCGGTACGCCGTCCAGTAGCCGTCGGTGTATGCCTGGCAGGAGACGCCCGCGAAGGTGAGCTGCCGGTTGCGGCTGCCGGGGGCCGGGGCGGTGCGGGTGCGGCCGGTCGGGCTGATCCACTTGCCGACGCGGAAGCGGTAGAAGAAGTCCCGGTCGGAGTCGAGGTGGTTCACCTCGGCGTGCACGGTGTGGTTGAACTCGGGGTGGGCGACGGCCGTGCCGCTTCTGGCGACGCGGTGGAATCTCTCGTCGTGCGCCACCTCCCAGTGGACCGTGACGCGTTCGGCCGGCAGGCCGCCGTCGGGCTGGTAGGGGGTGGGGGCGAGGCGGGTCCACAGGAGCACGGACGTGGGCAACGGGTCGCCGGAGGCGATGCCGAGCGTGAAGGGGTCCTCGGTGATCTTCGCGGCGTCCAGCTCAGCGGCGCTCGCGGTGCCGGCGGCCGGCAGGTTCACGGAGAAGGCGAGGGCGGCTGCCGCCGCGGTGACGGTCAGGAAGCGGCGGCGGGGCAAGTGGCGTGCGGCGGCGCGGAGTTCTGGGGTGTGCTGTGACCTGCGGGGGTCGTGTGTCATCGGGTCCTCCCCTGACTGATGGATGCAGACGCCAATTGGAGTGGTCCAGGACTACTCCTGATTGGCGCGTACACAACAGTCGGGTGTCGGACGAATGAGTTCCAGGTGGCGGCGCCTACGCTGCGGCCCCATGGATGACAGGCAAGCTACGAACAAGGTCGCGGTGGTGACCGGCGCGGGCTCCGGGATCGGACGCGCGGTCGCGGTGGAACTGCTGGGCGCGGGCTGGTCGGTGGCGCTCGCGGGGCGGCGGACCGGGACACTGGAGGAGACGGCGGCGCTCGCGCCCGGGGGCGACTGCGTGGCCCTGCGCACGGACGTCTCCCAACCGGACGACGTGGCCGCCCTGTTCGCCGCCGTCGTGGAGCGGTTCGGGCGGGTGGATCTGCTGTTCAACAACGCGGGGACGTTCGATCCCGGCGGGGTGCCGGTGGAGGAGCTGCCGTACGACGCCTGGCGGCATGTGGTGGACACCAACCTCAACGGGGCGTTTTTGTGCGCGCAGGCGGCGTACCGGCAGATGAAGGAGCAGGACCCGCAGGGCGGACGGATCATCAACAACGGCTCGATCTCGGCGCACGCACCCCGGCCGCACTCCGTCGCCTACACCGCGACCAAGCACGCCCTCACCGGCCTCACCAAGTCGCTGTCGCTGGACGGGCGGCCGTACGGCATCGCGGTGGGGCAGATCGACATCGGGAACGCGGCGACCGACATGACCGCGCGGATGGAGACGGGGGCGTTGCAGGCCAACGGGGAGGTCGCGCCGGAACCTGTGATGGACGTGGCCGATGTGGCGCGCACGGTGCGGCACATGGCGGAGCTGCCGCTGGGGGCGAACGTGCAGTTCGCGACCGTACTGGCGACGGCCATGCCGTATGTGGGGCGTGGCTGAGCAACCGATCTCCCCAAACGGAATATGTGCTTCCACCCCACTGCGGCCGGTTGGCGGCTTA
This portion of the Streptomyces canus genome encodes:
- a CDS encoding SDR family oxidoreductase, yielding MDDRQATNKVAVVTGAGSGIGRAVAVELLGAGWSVALAGRRTGTLEETAALAPGGDCVALRTDVSQPDDVAALFAAVVERFGRVDLLFNNAGTFDPGGVPVEELPYDAWRHVVDTNLNGAFLCAQAAYRQMKEQDPQGGRIINNGSISAHAPRPHSVAYTATKHALTGLTKSLSLDGRPYGIAVGQIDIGNAATDMTARMETGALQANGEVAPEPVMDVADVARTVRHMAELPLGANVQFATVLATAMPYVGRG
- a CDS encoding alkaline phosphatase D family protein produces the protein MTHDPRRSQHTPELRAAARHLPRRRFLTVTAAAAALAFSVNLPAAGTASAAELDAAKITEDPFTLGIASGDPLPTSVLLWTRLAPTPYQPDGGLPAERVTVHWEVAHDERFHRVARSGTAVAHPEFNHTVHAEVNHLDSDRDFFYRFRVGKWISPTGRTRTAPAPGSRNRQLTFAGVSCQAYTDGYWTAYRHLADEDVDMVLHFGDYLYEYAVNSVGGYRNYTDRTVPDIFNHETVTLEDYRLRYALYKTDPDLIAAHAAHPFVVTWDDHETENNYADDIPENSVPPEEFLLRRAAAYRAYWENQPLRRPQLPVGPDAQLYRRLHWGRLAQFDILDTRQYRSDQAYGDGLQLPGPVIDDPERTMTGDRQERWLLDGWRDSRALWNVVPQQVNFSQRKLDLNPVSKLSMDSWDGYRASRRRILDGAKAAGIENLMVLTGDVHVAYAYDIKDDFDDPSSRTLGTEIVPTSISSGRDGAEHLPTWETYTKANPHMKFYDGRRGYGIIRLDREQGRADFKVVPYVTTPGAPVFTAASFMTRVGDQGLRQV